One Ornithinicoccus hortensis genomic window, GATTCGTGGACCGGCTCTTAGAACGGAAACGCAAGAATGCATGTAAACACGGAGCATAACTATTGCACAATCCTCATGACACACGCGGCGCAAGGCTCTGTCCGCGCCGGCTTAATCAGCCACGAACTTCACACACACGCGCACGTACCCGACGCCGTGCCTCCCATGGCGCCACCAACTCCGGCGAAATTTCCAGGCGGGTCCATGAGCCTAATCCATAGGTCGTTTGCGCCAGACAAGGGATAACCCGGGAGAGGCACTCATGTTTAGTTCTAGCCCATCGCGCTACTCATCAGACCCAGATGGAATAGTGTACCTCGCGGGCACCCCGTGGGATGGGGTTGCTGCCACGGACCACCATCTCACCAGAGCGTTAGCGAACGCCGTCGGGCAAAGCCTCTATGTTGACCCCATGGTCACCATTCCGAACCTGCTGCGAAATCACGGCGCTCACCCCGTACCCATTGCGCTCGGTCTCGACCACGTCACGCCCAACGTGACGCGTCTAGGAACTCTGGGACCACCTTTGGCGACACGTCCGGAGGTATACAGGGCAGCTACATCGTGGCATCACTCACGCATTAAAAAGGCTATCCGCGAATCCCATCTTTTGCCCCGGGCCGTCATCCTTGCTAACCCGCTTGGAGCCTTCCCACGATTAGCTCGAGCCACACGCATGCTGTACCTCACGGATGACTGGGTAAGCGGAGCCAGGCTTCTGGGCCTATCGACAGTCACGATTCAACGCAGGCTTCGCCAAAATGTAGGGTCCGCCGATATAGTTGGTGCTGTCACGCCCGGTCTGTTAACGAAGCTGAGGACGATTGACCCGAACAAGCCTTCGATTACGCTGCCGAACGCGTGCGAAATCCCAGTCCTGAGACCACTCCCCCAATGGCCGAGCGATTTGCCCTACGGTCCGTCTGTCGGGCTCGTCGGTCAGCTAAATGAGCGCATTGACGTTCAGCTCCTTGAATCAATCTCCGATGCAGGCATGCCCCTGGTAGTTATCGGCCCAATGACAGCCAAGGACCCCAGTGTAATCCATGACTTTGAGACACTCTTCGAACGAGACAATGTGCGATGGCTGGGCCTCAAGACGTCTCAAGACCTCCCCGCCTACATTAGTCGTTTTAAGGTGGGCATCACGCCGTACCGCATCAACGCGTTCAATAATCACAGCTTTCCACTCAAAACTCTGGAATATCTCTCCTATGGGTTACCCGCTGTTGCGACGGATCTTCCAGCGTCACGATTCCTCAGCACCGGTCTGATTGACATAGCACAGACGGGCCCAGAATTCGTTTCCTTCGTACGCAAACACTGGGGGGCGGCTCGAGACACCACGGCCTGCCAAGCGCGTCGCGATTTCGCCCGGACGCATTCCTGGGGAGCGCGAGCCGACCAACTGATTGCGGCACTGAACGCGCATACGGATTTCAAGTAGCCGTTTCCGGAAGATCGCTTTGGTCCCCGCCCATTCCCGCCCTTCAGGGTTGCGCGGGCACCTTTGGCGCCATCGCCGCAGCCCGCCGGTGTTGCCGGCTCTAGGAAGTTGAGTGAGGCCCCTGGCGACCCGGTTCCCAAAGACTCGCCTGCTGACGGACGCCGCGACGTCCGAGATCCTCGCCTTCGCTGCGTTCCCGCGTGGCACTGGCGCAAAATCGAGTCCAAGGCGAGCATTAGTCAAGACCTGTGGATCGGCGTGTCATGCGGCGTGAGCGTCACCTCCTGATTCGTCGGGTCGTTCGACGAGTTTGCCGTTCTTGAACTCGGCGCCGGCACGGATCAGCGCGACGAGGTGAGAAGCACAAGTCCATTTGGCCCCACTGTGCTGGTTTGATTTGGCCCCACCCTCGGGCGCGTCTGGTTAGGGGGTACGGTGCCGGGCCCGTGAAGGGCCCCATTACCTCTCCGCAGACTCCATGGTCAAACTCTAGCCGAGCAGCAACACTGCGACCGTCACCTCGAACAGAGCGACCAGTAGGGAAAGAGCATGACCTCAAAGCCCACCGTCCAGCGGGGCCCTGTCCTCCCCCGCGAGCGAATTTCCAACAACGGTCCTAGCATTGAAGTCGTCTGCAGCGGCTGTTCCCATCATCTTCTGTAGTCTTCGCACAGCTTTGTACCTCGCGAAACGAACGGAGTTCAGAGTAATGTCACGTCCCCGCCGCGATCCACCGTGCGCACCTGCTGCGTACTCGTAGAATTCGACCTGCCGCTTGGCCGCGGCCCGGAGTGAGAACTTCGATTCCACGATAGAATGAGAGAAGCGTCCTAAGTCCTCTCGCAATTGAGGGTTCTTAATTAGTCGTTCGAGCTGTTCAGTTAGAGTTTCTTCTCCTTTCTCCACGCCTTCCCCGACTCCGTACCATCCTGTCCACAGGAAAGTTTCGACCGATTCACGACTGAGAGTCCGCCAGAATCCTTGCTCCCCCTGAACGATGACTGGCTTTGCGAAGGCCATGGCACGTAGGGCTGATCCTCCCATACCCAAGACTACGTCCGCCGCAGCATAGGCCACGCGCGGATCGCTCAATTCGCCAATTAGAATTACTGGGGCAGAAATGTCATTTCGGTAGGAGTCTGCGAGGTACGCGATTTCGTCACGCGCAGCACCATCACCGACGATCACCAATCGTAGAGGGAAGTCCTTGGACAGCCTGCCGCATACTCGAGTGGCCGCCAGGAGGCCTTCCCGTTTCATCTCGGCAGCCAGGCGAGATACGCAAACTATGAGCATCTCGTCCTCTCGAATACCATGCTCCGCTCGAAATCTTGCAGTGTTGAGCCCAATACCCGGATTGTTGTGCACAAGGTCAACGGGGGGCTCAATAACGGCCACCAAGTCCCGTCCCAGTTGGCGCTCAACATGAGCGATCTGTGGAGTGCCAACAACAGTTGGCACGCTATGAGGCAAAAAGGGTGCAACAGCCATCGACATTACGGTACCGGTTACGGTGGTGTTGGACCCGAAGCTCGCCAGTAAACACTCGAGTATTGGCGGCCATTCATATCCGTGGAGAATGTCAATCCTTCGCGATTTCACGTGGTGTCTAAGCTCTGATACAACTTTCTTCGACGGGCGCCTGCCCGGTTTCGGCGCGGGAATGTACTCGATGCCCAAGTCTCTAATTTGTTGAACTAACGTCCCAGAGGGGCCGTAGATACTTACTTCATGACCAAGGTCTGCAACTGCCCGGGAGATCTCTATCGCGTTTATTTGACTCCCACCGATGTTTAGGTCGTGAGGATATACCAGAACCTTCATGACGCTACCTGACCATTTCCTCGACGATCGATTTGCGATCTAAGCCTTCGAATAAGTCCCGGTTCGCAGGCTAGGAGAATCGCTATGCCAACAAGTCCCGCCATGCTAGAGAGGGCGACAGCGAGCCATTCGTTGGTCATTTGATCACCGATGATGTGCGTCACTGGCCAAACAAACAGTCCTGCTGCCAAGGGTCCAGAGAGTCGTGAGAGCGCCTGGTATGCTGGTAACCCAGTATCACGAATCTGCCGTAGATACATCGGAAGCACGACGATCACCGCCACTGCCACCTGCGCTGCGGCAACACCTGCAATGCCGCGGGCACTCGCCCCAACCACAGCGCTTGGCACCAGAGCCACGAGCCACGTCACTTGAATGACGAGGATGCCCTTAGTTTTCCTCAGCACGACCAGGTAGTCGTAGGTCAGCTCGAAGACGATGCGACATCCGGCGAGAAGAGCTAACCAGGTCAAAGCGGAAGCCGCGGGGAGCCACTGCTCCCCATAAACGAATGAGACGAGCGGGACGGCTGTACCTGCGAGGACGAAGCACACGGGGAAGGCCACAGAAGCAAGGATGCCCAAGACTCGCCTGAAGTTGCTCGACATACCTTGCAGGTCACTCTGCATCCGGGCAAAAGCGGCTGGTGCAACCGCGCGTAGCGGCTGAGAGAAGACGCTGACTGGCCATGAGGCGAGATTGAAAGCAAGGACGTAGAAGCCGAGCTCGGTCGGGCCCAATAGTGCGCCTGTGACTACCTGGTCCACATACCCGGCCGCGAAGACGACCGCACTGGCGCCGGCGAGGGGGAGTCCGAAACTGAGTAAGGGACGCAAGAGCGATGAGTCCAAGCCAGGTTTGAGAGCGGATGGGGCGTAGATCCCGAAGATGACAGCGGAGACAGTGCTCCCGACTAGTCGACCGATGGCTAGGCTCATAGCCCCCATCCCTGTCAAGGCTAATGCGATCGATATGCCCGCACCGAGCCAGGCATTTGCCTGATCGGCGACCATTTTCTCTTTCTGCTTGAACTCCCGCTGCAGAACTGCCGCGGGAGCGGCCACAACCCCATTGATCAAGATCGAGGCAAGCAAGACGCGGACGACTGATGTTGACTCAGGGCTTCCCATGGCTGCCGCATACGTCGGGGCAGCCACGTAGCAGGCCGCAAAGAGGGCGGCACTGCTCACTATAGAGATTGTCGCCACGGTCGGAACGATCGGTCGCGGATCACCCTTCCAACGCACGATGGCCAAACTCACGCCGAGTTCATTGAAGCTGAGAACAGCTAACAGCGCGACCATCGCCACGGCGAAGCTGCCAAACTCTCCGGGGCCTAGTATTCGAGCCAGCGCAATTCCTACCGCCAGTGTGCCAACCTTTGACACCGCTGTGTTCAGCAAGCTCCAACCGAGAGCACGTCCCGCTCGCTGGTTAAGGTCGGCTTCAGACGGTAAGGGCGGAGATGCGGCCGGTGGCGTACTCATTGAGCTAAGGACCTGCCCAAGACATCGACTACGAAGGTCTGCTGTTCGGGAGCGATGTGTGGATAGAGTGGGAGGGAGAGAATTCTTTGTGCTGCGGCCTCGGCAACGGGGAAATCGCCGATTCGGTGTCCGAGTGCTGCATAGGCTCGGGTACGGTGCACCGGATACGGATAATGGATAGCAGCACCGATGCCTGCGGCATTTAGGTCGGCCAGGACTCTGTCACGATCCGGGACTTGAACGACATACAGGTGCCACACGTCAACGTTATCTGGGTGGCGACTGGGTATGCGTACTGTTGGCAGTGTACCGAGAAGTTTGTCGTACCTCGCTGCAGCTTCGCGTCTGGCATTGTTCCAGTCGTCTAGTCGCTTGAGTTTCGCGGTCAAGACCAATGCCTGGATAGCGTCTAGTCTCGAGTTCACACCCACAACATCATGCACATATTTCTGGGGGCTGCCGTGTGCCGCGGTCACCCGGACTCGATCGGCCACGTCGCCGTCGTCGGTGAGGACTGCTCCCGCATCGCCTGCTGCGCCAAGGTTCTTGCCAGGGTAGAAGCTTGTCCCAGCAGCGACCCCCCATGTTCCTGCTGGGCGACCATCCCTGGTGGCGCCTTGAGCCTGTGCCGCATCCTCCACAACTGCCACGCCAGCCTCCGTGGCAAGTTGCGTGATGTCGTCCATTGGCGCAGTCTGCCCGAACAGGTGGACTGGCACGATCGCCCTTGTTTGCTCGGTTAGCGCCGCCCGGACCTGGGCGGGGTCAATTAATAGATAGTCCGGGTCGACGTCCACGAGCACCGGTAGTGCGCCGATCCGACTCACTGCCTCCGCAGTTGCGATGAAGGTGTTTGCCGGGAGGATGACCTCGTCGCCCCGGTCAACGCCGGCTGCTCGGAGCGCAAGCTCGAGAGCGTCGGTGCCGTTTGCTACGCCAATGCAATGCTGCACGCCAGCGTATGTCGCGTACGCCTTCTCGAACGAGGCAACTGCCGGACCGCCGATGAACGCCCCCTTCAGAAGGGACTCACGTAGAGCGGGTGCGATGTCATCAGCGATCTCGGCGCCTTGTGCGGCGAGATCTACGAGGGGGACTCTCATGTGGCGGGCCCTTTACGGGGACGATTAAGTTGATGGGCGGGAACGCCTGCCCACGCTTCGTGGGGGGGAAGGTCGGTGAGTAAGACCGAGCCCATCCCGAGAGTTCCCCCTGCACCGACGCGAACCCCCTGGCGAACGGTTGACGCCATCCCCAGGTAGGCTTCCGGCTCGATGTCAACGGCTCCGCCGAGCGTGACTCCAGCGCAGAGGGTCGCGAAGTCTCGGATTCGGTTATCGTGGGTGAGAACGACGTTCGGCATAATCACAACGTGGGAGCCGATATCCACCGAAGCGGTAGCTACAACACCTCCCAGCAGGATACTTCCGCGGCCTACAACGGTGTCCCCCGCGAGATCGACTGATGACGCGAGCACAGTCGCATATCGATCCGGCGGCGCAGCCAGCCGCTCCTGGATCAGTCGTCGGTCGTGGCCTGCGCCAGCGCACAACAGCAACTGCGCCTCCGGAAATCGCTCGATGCTGTCGAGTCCCCCGAGGACTTCGACGCCGTCGACGTCCTGACCCAGGAGGCGTTCGTCGTCGTCGAGGAGGCCTACCACCCGGTGACTGTTCGTCGCACGAATGACAGCGAGCGCCTCGCGAGCCAGACC contains:
- a CDS encoding glycosyltransferase is translated as MLYLTDDWVSGARLLGLSTVTIQRRLRQNVGSADIVGAVTPGLLTKLRTIDPNKPSITLPNACEIPVLRPLPQWPSDLPYGPSVGLVGQLNERIDVQLLESISDAGMPLVVIGPMTAKDPSVIHDFETLFERDNVRWLGLKTSQDLPAYISRFKVGITPYRINAFNNHSFPLKTLEYLSYGLPAVATDLPASRFLSTGLIDIAQTGPEFVSFVRKHWGAARDTTACQARRDFARTHSWGARADQLIAALNAHTDFK
- a CDS encoding glycosyltransferase family 4 protein yields the protein MKVLVYPHDLNIGGSQINAIEISRAVADLGHEVSIYGPSGTLVQQIRDLGIEYIPAPKPGRRPSKKVVSELRHHVKSRRIDILHGYEWPPILECLLASFGSNTTVTGTVMSMAVAPFLPHSVPTVVGTPQIAHVERQLGRDLVAVIEPPVDLVHNNPGIGLNTARFRAEHGIREDEMLIVCVSRLAAEMKREGLLAATRVCGRLSKDFPLRLVIVGDGAARDEIAYLADSYRNDISAPVILIGELSDPRVAYAAADVVLGMGGSALRAMAFAKPVIVQGEQGFWRTLSRESVETFLWTGWYGVGEGVEKGEETLTEQLERLIKNPQLREDLGRFSHSIVESKFSLRAAAKRQVEFYEYAAGAHGGSRRGRDITLNSVRFARYKAVRRLQKMMGTAAADDFNARTVVGNSLAGEDRAPLDGGL
- a CDS encoding oligosaccharide flippase family protein, giving the protein MLNTAVSKVGTLAVGIALARILGPGEFGSFAVAMVALLAVLSFNELGVSLAIVRWKGDPRPIVPTVATISIVSSAALFAACYVAAPTYAAAMGSPESTSVVRVLLASILINGVVAAPAAVLQREFKQKEKMVADQANAWLGAGISIALALTGMGAMSLAIGRLVGSTVSAVIFGIYAPSALKPGLDSSLLRPLLSFGLPLAGASAVVFAAGYVDQVVTGALLGPTELGFYVLAFNLASWPVSVFSQPLRAVAPAAFARMQSDLQGMSSNFRRVLGILASVAFPVCFVLAGTAVPLVSFVYGEQWLPAASALTWLALLAGCRIVFELTYDYLVVLRKTKGILVIQVTWLVALVPSAVVGASARGIAGVAAAQVAVAVIVVLPMYLRQIRDTGLPAYQALSRLSGPLAAGLFVWPVTHIIGDQMTNEWLAVALSSMAGLVGIAILLACEPGLIRRLRSQIDRRGNGQVAS
- a CDS encoding DegT/DnrJ/EryC1/StrS family aminotransferase — encoded protein: MRVPLVDLAAQGAEIADDIAPALRESLLKGAFIGGPAVASFEKAYATYAGVQHCIGVANGTDALELALRAAGVDRGDEVILPANTFIATAEAVSRIGALPVLVDVDPDYLLIDPAQVRAALTEQTRAIVPVHLFGQTAPMDDITQLATEAGVAVVEDAAQAQGATRDGRPAGTWGVAAGTSFYPGKNLGAAGDAGAVLTDDGDVADRVRVTAAHGSPQKYVHDVVGVNSRLDAIQALVLTAKLKRLDDWNNARREAAARYDKLLGTLPTVRIPSRHPDNVDVWHLYVVQVPDRDRVLADLNAAGIGAAIHYPYPVHRTRAYAALGHRIGDFPVAEAAAQRILSLPLYPHIAPEQQTFVVDVLGRSLAQ
- a CDS encoding NeuD/PglB/VioB family sugar acetyltransferase; this encodes MADLLILAASGLAREALAVIRATNSHRVVGLLDDDERLLGQDVDGVEVLGGLDSIERFPEAQLLLCAGAGHDRRLIQERLAAPPDRYATVLASSVDLAGDTVVGRGSILLGGVVATASVDIGSHVVIMPNVVLTHDNRIRDFATLCAGVTLGGAVDIEPEAYLGMASTVRQGVRVGAGGTLGMGSVLLTDLPPHEAWAGVPAHQLNRPRKGPAT